AATTGTCACAACcaaggtggagatttgttagtTATTGGCTGTGACAAATAGGCATGCGACAGGGGTATCTAAGCAAATACAGAAAGCTGAAGGTTTGAAGTGCAAAAGGGGTTTAAAACTGATATAACAGAATTTCAGTGCAGCGGCGCATCCTCAACCATTGGATCATATTTCATTTCATTCGATGGCCAAGATCAAGTGCAGCTGTTAGATTAGGTTTATATCTTCATTCTTGTTCAGATTAGAAGTTAAGCTTAGCTATCAATAACTGAGTTAGAGTGAAAGAAGAAGAGTTTCTGTATGAGAGTTAGAGTGAATGTTCTCTGTGATTGAGAGCTTGATTGCAGCTGGTATTGCTGTGTTTCTTGTACTTGTAGTTCTCGTTTCTTCACTCAATAAAGACACCAAAGAGTTGAccctcccgtggatgtaggatcgaagatccgaaccacgttaaatcaTCGAGTGCTTTACTGTTTTGTTTGAgttgttgtttgttttctttgcGGATTGAATTTGTGAGTTCAAATCACAGGGAGCATATATTTCTTAAAGTTATTTGAACAACTAAAACTATAATTAGCGAGTAATACAAATGGGTTAGGGACCTGAGcaaatagtaaaattatttttaatcttcTTTCGAACATGTAGGAATATATAAGTTCTTAATACGTggaattttgtgattttttaatttctatttaTCTAAAATCTTTGGTATCACGTCaaacttttagtaaatttttATCAACTAGAGTACCTATATAAAATGACACACGGAGTAttttttagtattattttaattttagtctTTGTATTTATCTTCACCAAGTAGAGAACTTATACTTACTTTGTCCCACAAAAATAGTCATAAAAAAAGTGACactagttttaataaaagtggcTCAATGTAAGTGAAGAAAAGGTCCCACCTTAAAATAGTGCTAACAATGATTATtaaatgtattgtgagtggggAAATTAACTCACCTTAATGAACTATATGTCATAGAATAGGTAAATGAGTCGATATATTaaggataatatattaatttgttgtAGGATAGCGTTTATAAatagaaatttattattttttgtggacgtaccaaaatggcaaaaaatgattatttttttaggaCAAAGagaatatattttcaatattattttaatctttatggtcacattttattgtatattttctcaaatgaaataaattttgtggacactacaaaaaaatgcgtATTTACCGGccaaaattaccggcggcaacgtCGCCGCCGGTGAAGGAGCCAACCCGTATCTTTAAAACTGTCGGCGGCGTTAACGCCGCCGGTGAATACCGGCGGCAGTGACGCCGGTAAtagttaaataattaaattatataaccgTTGGTAATTACCGACGGTAGGCTGCGCCGCCGGTAATTCATGAGCGGGTCgccgattaccgacggcattttgcctcTAGTAATGCTGAATTAAAATTAGGGCCGTTTTTCCAATTTCTGTAGAACATGTCACACCCCTTACCCCCTACCCCCAGCACCCGCCATCGACACCGCCGCCAGTCGGCGTCACCTTACCACCGTCGCACAAGGAGATATAAAAAGTACGATCGCTTTGTTTTAGCGAGTCAAGTcgttcaagtgttttactgccCCTATCCCAGTatgaaccaatcaaagaaaaattggtggtcagcatgcaaagtcaacgcaagatcaaaggttgaagtcTCTACAGATCAACCGTTTCAAGAAGAGACTGCTACTATTACGTGTACCCACACAACTATAGACGTCGACCCGCCACTTCTTGTTCATCCCCTTTGTGGAATCGTTGACATTGAAGATGGCGATGAACCAGTGACTGATCAAGACATAGACACGTCATCTGATGACGACGGAAGTGATGGTTAGGAAATAGATTGGTGATATGATTAaatgtaaatgtacaatttGGCATATTTGGCAATGTATTTGTTtgttattttatgtgttatgtttgttattttatttgttaatgtaTTTGTAAATTCACATAACTGGTTGAGTCAAACACTTAGTAGTTatgatagtggggttatgctgccgaaatttcgtttgattcaagtaatttatgataaACAGATATGTGTATATGCTTATCTGAATCAATTTGAAACAAGTAACATGGCTACTCGTAGAGGTTTCCTTTCGTTTGGTCGGTCTGATCGGGATGAGCAGCCGACTGGTGACACATCAGAGACTCCCCAGGCCTCTTCTAGTTCACGGGCTAGACCAGAGGCCCATCAGTTGCCGAGATCAGGCCCGCTGGActagggacggagggaggatGGTCTTTGAGAGGATGCCTATTgtgtaagtattttaatttaaatcattatttttcgTATAACAAATAAttccttaaattaattttacaCAGTGAGTTGAAGGAGCCACCGGGCCTCTCCACCGCCTGCACGTAGGGAtgacaatcgggtacgacgggcatcgatagtgactatccatacctaTACCCGCGaattaaatggatagtgaattttaactacgaaactatccgtggatatcaaatgctatCCAAATCCgccacccgcggatacccgctacccgtcgggtattcGTCAACCCGCTATCCGTCGGATACCCCCACCCGCTATCCACTGGATACCCGcgaaacataatttaaatataaattaataacaaatttaacacaaaaaaaaagaaattcacCACAAAtcacatagttcaaatccacatctTGCATTGATGTTCAGATTCACAAACCATAATTCAAATCCACATTCATATTTTAAGGGTATTTTGTGGGTATTTTACGGTTATTTGGTGGGTATTTCACGGGTATTTTCGTGGGTATTTCACGGGTAAATGGGTTttgcgggtatggatagtaagtatccaaacccatacccatgAACTAAATGAATAGTGGATTGTAACGACGAAACTAtctgtggatatcaaatgcctcTCAAACCCGCACCTATTAGAGTCGGGTAGTCGCATATATCCATTACCCGCGGGTAAATTGCTATCCCTACCTGCACGAGAGCATTTAGGAGGATTGATAACCTTGACGAGTACACTTAGCGGTTGACTCAGCCAACGGCGAAGGAGGCGTACTTTTAGGAATTAAAGGTATAATTAAAGTTCtagtacatataaatttatcattatatattgttaaaatgttagtatatattaaattaattatttctttcaacagaaagagtttgtTTGGTCGCATAAGGATGAGCCTAAGGTTATGTCGATGTGGGAGCCATAAAGCCAGCAAAAGGTACAgtgacatgatgagcgactacaagagaAAGCTCAGGGCGAAGATCGAAGCAGGGAAGACTATGGATAGACCCCTGGGCATATTTGACGATTTCTGGACTAAGCTCCAGGCACACTGGGCGCGAGAGGATGTTATGGTGGTTTTTCAGCAAGCGCGTGCGAACCGTATGTTTGAGCCCGATGGACccggtacagggatcagtaaGCACGTTGGAGGGTCTCAGTCCACTCGTATCCTGCAACAGAGTCTAGttagtaattatcaaataagttcataagtaatatataatatcgcaaataataacttatttaacTTATATACATGCATGAACAGAGCTTGGAGACTGGACTCCCCCCGGCTGCACAGAACTATAGCACATTTATCCACATCCACATGTGTGAGGATGGAAACTTTTTGTCACCGAGGGATGAGAGACTAgatgtaagtgtttaagtttaatcaaatattagtaatacatagtgaaatgtatttattttctaacaattatgcattgttatgtatgaattaggcggagattcGTCGCATTGCTATTGAGACTGGGCGAGAGAACCAGCTGGATGAGATCTACTTGGAGGTCGTACAGTCCGACAGGTCACGGCTCtacggcactggaagtgccggtcggagccaggttagtagggggtctactcATAGCACAGACACTTCCGCGATGTCTCAACAGATGTATGAGACACAGATCTCCACACTGGAGGAGCTCCTACAGAAGGCTAAAGAGGACAATGCTACAGAATTCGCAACACGTGAGGCCCTTGAGCAGCGTATGGCTCAGTTCGAGAAGTTCATGAAgcggtcgggtcagctacctTGACCAGCACTTCTACGTATTTATATTTGattgaactatttattttatgttttggaACGAAATTACACTTACActttctttttacatttatgttttcttgaattatttatttcatattttcaaaCAACATTGCACTTACCTCGTTATTCATCCCCTATTTATTGTGATTAAATTCAAcgtatgcaaatgaattcaaaatacattacaattaccaaattaaaatactaatggtgtataaactagattgatataagaaaaaaataatattaatattaataataaattaataaataaatgttttttcgacataaaaataaggacgtatgcaaataaattcaaataaaattacaattaccaaattaaagtacttatggtgtataaactagattgatataaaaaaagaaaaaaataatattaataataaattaataataaatattttttcgacaaAAAAATAAGGACGCatgcaaataaattcaaaatacattacaattatcaaaattaaaatacttatggtgtataaactacattgataaataataataataataataataataataataataataataataataataataataataataataataataataataataataataataataataataataataataataataataataaattaataaataaatattttttcgacaaaaaaataaggacggaaacgagaccgatccgtaattaacaacgtctcttggatatcatctcgacatattctaaggttatgaatatatgatattgtatattgaaatagactttaaatgaattaataggtactagatatatcaataatactagtgaccactcgaaaggaacttcaaggttaagcgtgcttgacttagagcacaattAAGATGGGTGACCAACTGAGAAGTTCGTCTAAcatatgcaatactgtataaatacgaaaatacttgtggagtataaaataaataaataaaataaattaaaaacaaataccggCGCCGCCGCTATTACTTCGGCCCTTCCGGCGATCGACGCAACTACCGTCCGGTCAATACTACCGGCGGCCGTCGTCGCCGATAATGTCCGGCGAAGCTCCGCCATTCAACAGTGACATTCACCGGCGGCGTCGCCACCGTTATTTACCGGCGACGGTCGTTTACCGCCGATAAATGAATCACCGACGAGGATATTACCGGTGGCAATCCGCCATCGATAATTGTTATTCCGGCGGCCGCCTCATGATTACCGATGGCAACGgcaaatgccgccggtaatcacgCGTTTGTTTGGAGTGCGCGATACAATTGATAATCAATTAGACTCATGATTAATTGTTTAATCTTAAATGTAATTTACATAGACATAGATTTCTaccattttaaaaataattatgttatataaagTGAAAagtcaaattaaaaatattacttttaaatttaaaaaactgtaatttttaataaataacttTTTGTCAATTTTCGACTAGCAACATATACtagtatataatactccattGGTCGATAAAAATTTTGTCATATATGGACGATAGAAATTCCAATAAAATACGAGTaaaacaaaattttcattttaaatgtaAATAGAATTGTgttgattttattattataaataaaaataataaatttttagcgAGCAAGTCAATAAgaaattgtagtatattttttttgtaaatggaGGTTATAATAATAAGCAAATGAAAGTGTCAGCCACACTCGTacatctttaattttgtcacATGTGTCGTATAAATAGGACGGACACGCATAAAtagaaaaacttaattaaagtcACAGCATGCCACAaataaatgtgtatatatatagggcttgTTTGTCACTTCAATCTGATTTCATCATTCACCCTTCTCCCAAAACCCTCCTCTCTCTTGAAGAAATTCGTATGGGCTATTGCTCTTTTCATCtccatcaaattaatatttttgctTCCATCACCACAACACATTTCCCTTCTAATTTTCCCTAATatataaacattaaaaaaaaaatcataatcctCCAAATGCTGTCGACATTTTCTGCTTTGCACGCTCTCTATGTCACCCTAATATTCCTTATCATGGTCAAAGGTACATATGTATTAACTCTCGATTTCATCGATGTATATATTTCATCAACTATAGCCGTTACTAATCTTCATCATGTGATATATTTTTCAGGAAGTTTAGGGACTTCATTCCTATTGGTCAACAGATGTGACTACACAGTTTGGCCCGGAATACTATCAAACGCGGGCAGCTCCGGTCTAGACACCACCGGTTTCGAGCTCCCGCCCGGTGCCACCCGGTCCATCAAAGCCCAACCGGGCTGGTCAGGCCGGTTTTGGGGCCGGACCGGCTGCTCATTCGACCCAGCCACCGGCCAAGGCCGCTGCGCCACCGGCGACTGCGGCTCCAACCAAATGGAATGCAATGGCGCAGGGGCGGCGCCGCCGGCCACCCTAGCCGAGTTCACGGTGGGCTCGTCGGGGAGTCAAGATTTCTACGACGTGAGCCTCGTGGATGGCTACAACTTGCCGATGATCGTGGAGGCAAGCGGCGGTTCGGGGGCGTGCGGGTCGACCGGGTGCATGGTTGATCTGAACCGGATGTGCCCGGAGGAGCTGCGGGCAGGGGACGGGCAGGGGTGCAAAAGCGCGTGCGAGGCG
The genomic region above belongs to Salvia miltiorrhiza cultivar Shanhuang (shh) chromosome 5, IMPLAD_Smil_shh, whole genome shotgun sequence and contains:
- the LOC130986652 gene encoding thaumatin-like protein 1; translated protein: MLSTFSALHALYVTLIFLIMVKGSLGTSFLLVNRCDYTVWPGILSNAGSSGLDTTGFELPPGATRSIKAQPGWSGRFWGRTGCSFDPATGQGRCATGDCGSNQMECNGAGAAPPATLAEFTVGSSGSQDFYDVSLVDGYNLPMIVEASGGSGACGSTGCMVDLNRMCPEELRAGDGQGCKSACEAFGTAEYCCSGEFGTPEKCRPSPYSEIFKNACPRSYSYAYDDATSIFTCTGPDYTITFCPSLTSKKSSSWSATTNGLPPPAAAAASGGSHSHPAEDSLTTWLPNFVTGGSSHLALNPNHIICAASTIIFFIFLLL